A segment of the Candidatus Binataceae bacterium genome:
AGGTTCAGCAGCGGATTGTGAGCCGCGAGCGACTCGGTTCCCATGAACAGGTTAGGGATTCCGCCGCTCAGCGAGCGCTTGTTGGATAATGATGTAACCGCCTTCGCTTCGCTGCTGATAACCTCGCTGACGTTCACCGTTACGATGTCGCCGACGGAACGCGCTTTCACGTCCGACACCAGATCGATCGCCGCGACTCGCACGGGAATACTGCCTTCGGCCTCCGGCTGGAACGAAACGCGGTCCTGCTGACCAATTGTCACTCCGTTGTCGCCGATGACCTTTGGCGGTGTCGCGATCGCTTTTTCAATCGCAGGGTCGTCTTTCTCAAGCTGGTTCGAGCCCGGATTTATGGGAGAGACCGATTGATGACTGGGCCAGAATTTCATCGCCACGCTGGCCGCGGTGGGAATGAAAGGTAGCGCCGCACATCCACTCGCCGAAAACGCCAGCAGCGCCGCGCCCGCCAATGGTTTAAGTTTCATTGCATCACCAGTTCCGCGGTCTTGGGACCGGTTACCGTTACCATCAGGGGAATTCCGCTCGTCGGGTTGATCACGGTCGCGGTCTCGCCCACTGCGGCGGTTGATTGCGATTGAAGCTGCGCGCGCACCGTGATCGGCCCGTTCTTGACCAGGACCATCACGAGGTCGCCGGCGCGAACCGCAATCGGACGCGCAATCTGGTTTTGATAAAGAGGATCGCCGGCGCGAATGAAGCTGGTCGCGGCGTAGGGACCCGCCTGCGGAAACATGCTGAGCGAGCCGGTGCCGCCTGAGAACGCATCTATCCACTGAGACTTGAAATCCGCGTCGCTAACCAATTCTCCGGATTGGATATCACGTGCCGCGACGAGCATCTGGCGCTCGGCATTCAAGCTCGCGCTACACATAATTATTCGCGCGCCTACGGCGAACTCGACGATAAACCCGCGCGACTGAATTCGCGTGAATCCAGGCGCCACCGCCTTCAGCGCCGCATTAACTGGCGGTTTGCAGCCTAGAGCCACGCCGTCAAGCCGCATTCCTTCGGGCATCATCGGCGTCACGCTCGATACAACTTGTGCGTTAAAGTCGGGCGCGATCGCGCTCGGTGCCGCCTGGGTCGGAATAACGGCGTCACGCGGAGTGCTTGCGGCAGACGCAGTCGCGCCGTGCGCCGCCGCGGCCGCGGCTGCGGTCATCAGCGTGGTGGCGAAAATTGTCATGATGACGCGCAGGATGAGAGAACCGCGGGTTGGCCGGCGCTCCTTCCAGAAAGCCAGCTCGCGTTCGACGCGCGCCGCACGGTCTTCGATCTCGGCGAGCTGCCATGCCGCCGATACCGCGAGCGCGATGAAACTGAACTTGACCGTATCCTTACTTGATGAGGCCATTGGCGATTTGCTCCATCTGGTCTCCGGTCTCGACGGCCTTCGAGCTCGCCTCGTAGGCGCGCTGCGCCTCGATGAGCCCGACCATTTCCGTCACGACGCTTTCGTTGGGCATCTCGAGGAAGCCCTGCGTAATCGATCCGAATCCGTTCTGCCCGCCGACGCCCGCCTGCGGCGCGCCCGAGGCCTGCGTCTGCTTGTAAAGATTCTGCCCAAGCGGTTGCAGACCGGCGGGATTGATAAACCGGATGAGCTGCAACTGACCGACAGTGGTCGGAGTCGTCGAGGTGCCGACCACCACCGAGACCGTGCCATCGGGGCCGATCGTGATGTTCTGGGCGCCCTGCGGAATCGTGACGCCGGGCATGATCGTGTAGCCATCTTCGGTCACCAACCGGCCGTTCTGGTCGAGCCGGAAGGTGCCGTCGCGGGTGTATGAGATAGTGCCGTCGGGCATCGAGACCTGGAAGAAGCCGTCACCCTGGATCGCGACGTCCAGCGGATTGCCCGTCTGGTCGAGTTGACCTTCAGTGAATATTTGATCGACGGCCGCGGTCTTCGAGCCGAGGCCGATCGAGGTTCCGGTCGGCACGTAGCTGACCTGGGAGGATTGGGTTCCCGCCTGGCGGTCGTTGACGTAGAGCAGGTCCTGGAAATGCGCGCGCGACACCTTGAAGCCGGGGGTCGAGGCGTTGGCTAGGTTGTTTGCGATCACCTGGGTCTGAGTTTCCTCGGACTGCATCCCGGTCGCGGCGATCGATAGAGACTGGAGCATTGAAGTTCCCCCTTATGCCTGCAGCGTGAAGGCCTGGATGGCCTGGCTCTGATTGGAATCGATCGAATGAACGGTGTTCATTGCGGATTCGTAGTTGCGCATCGCGTCCATCGTCGCGACCATCTCGCCCATCTCGGTGCCGGTCGAATGCTCGAGCATTCCCTGGTGAACTTGACTGTTAGTCGCGGGCGGCAAAGTCGAAGCGTCAGATGGCAGGTAGAGACTCGTGCCTTTGGGAATCATCGTGATATCGGTTGGATCAGCGAGCCCGAGCCGGCCCATCGGCTGTCCCGCGACGCTGACTGCGCCGTCGGAGCCGATCGTCAGAGGGCCGGGCTGAACGAGGATTGGGCTGCCGCCGTCGCCGATCACCGGATGACCGGCGGCCATCAAGGTGCCGTCCTCGGAGACGGAAAGCGAGCCATTGCGGGTGTACGCCGTGCTGCCATCGGCCGCCTGCACGGTGAGGAACGCCGGTCCCGTGATCCCGACATCGAGCGGATTGCCGGTATCCTGGAGCGGCCCCTGCGCCATGTCGATTTGCGAGGTCTGGGCGGTCGACGCGTACTGATAGGGCGAGCCGTTGCCCTGCACAGAGTCGAGCACGTTGATGAAGCGGCGATAACCGGGAGTGTCCAGATTCGCGAGGTTGTTCGACACCGTGTCAAGCGAGGCGGCCTGGCTGGCGGCGCCCGAGGCGGCAATAAAAATCGAGTTCATCGTTCCCCCTTGTCGGCCATCGCGGCCTTGAGTTTGCCCAGCGCGCACTTGAGTGCGCGCGCGATCGCGCCCTCAGGTTGGTCGGTGACGGCCGCAACTTCGGCCAGCGT
Coding sequences within it:
- the flgA gene encoding flagellar basal body P-ring formation chaperone FlgA, encoding MASSSKDTVKFSFIALAVSAAWQLAEIEDRAARVERELAFWKERRPTRGSLILRVIMTIFATTLMTAAAAAAAHGATASAASTPRDAVIPTQAAPSAIAPDFNAQVVSSVTPMMPEGMRLDGVALGCKPPVNAALKAVAPGFTRIQSRGFIVEFAVGARIIMCSASLNAERQMLVAARDIQSGELVSDADFKSQWIDAFSGGTGSLSMFPQAGPYAATSFIRAGDPLYQNQIARPIAVRAGDLVMVLVKNGPITVRAQLQSQSTAAVGETATVINPTSGIPLMVTVTGPKTAELVMQ
- the flgG gene encoding flagellar basal-body rod protein FlgG — translated: MLQSLSIAATGMQSEETQTQVIANNLANASTPGFKVSRAHFQDLLYVNDRQAGTQSSQVSYVPTGTSIGLGSKTAAVDQIFTEGQLDQTGNPLDVAIQGDGFFQVSMPDGTISYTRDGTFRLDQNGRLVTEDGYTIMPGVTIPQGAQNITIGPDGTVSVVVGTSTTPTTVGQLQLIRFINPAGLQPLGQNLYKQTQASGAPQAGVGGQNGFGSITQGFLEMPNESVVTEMVGLIEAQRAYEASSKAVETGDQMEQIANGLIK
- a CDS encoding flagellar hook-basal body complex protein is translated as MNSIFIAASGAASQAASLDTVSNNLANLDTPGYRRFINVLDSVQGNGSPYQYASTAQTSQIDMAQGPLQDTGNPLDVGITGPAFLTVQAADGSTAYTRNGSLSVSEDGTLMAAGHPVIGDGGSPILVQPGPLTIGSDGAVSVAGQPMGRLGLADPTDITMIPKGTSLYLPSDASTLPPATNSQVHQGMLEHSTGTEMGEMVATMDAMRNYESAMNTVHSIDSNQSQAIQAFTLQA
- a CDS encoding flagellar basal body L-ring protein FlgH, coding for MKLKPLAGAALLAFSASGCAALPFIPTAASVAMKFWPSHQSVSPINPGSNQLEKDDPAIEKAIATPPKVIGDNGVTIGQQDRVSFQPEAEGSIPVRVAAIDLVSDVKARSVGDIVTVNVSEVISSEAKAVTSLSNKRSLSGGIPNLFMGTESLAAHNPLLNLSSMINSSSQNSTDGSGDMTAADNFSATVSTVVVAVNPSGTLSVKGDRRVQINGENDTIHLSGVVRPQDIDSYNTVASSQVADLVISMSGSGQIRDKQGDGLGTRVFDWVWPF